One stretch of Nocardia mangyaensis DNA includes these proteins:
- the dprA gene encoding DNA-processing protein DprA, whose product MDGDADERRLAWVYLSRVVQGPCAPLSALIASVGVCEAARAVREHELPQALRGPTAARREIDSAAEDLETMARLGGRVITPEDDEWPGWRMLGLDQLDTDRDRDGAVPLVLWARGPLSLQAASERAVAVVGSRCSSGYGVQVAGEIACDLAGRGWTIVSGAAFGIDAAAHRAALAVGGSTVAVLACGVDRPYPAQHDRLLTAIADTGLVVSEYPPGVTAQKHRFLARNRLIATLGDGVLVVEAGMRSGARNTVKWARRLGRPAMAVPGPVGSVSSAGCHRMIREGEAHLVTRAEDVIDEAGPLRLPVAESADADPAAHLHGAEAEVYAALPAIGSRLPRELAQQSGLDVATVRAVLPALELAALVGCDSDGWFRTRGRRPG is encoded by the coding sequence CTGGACGGGGATGCCGACGAGCGGCGGCTCGCATGGGTGTATCTGTCGCGGGTGGTGCAGGGCCCGTGTGCCCCGCTGTCGGCGTTGATCGCCTCGGTCGGGGTGTGCGAGGCGGCGCGTGCGGTGCGGGAACACGAGCTGCCGCAGGCATTGCGTGGGCCGACGGCCGCCCGCCGTGAGATCGACTCGGCGGCAGAGGATCTGGAAACGATGGCCCGGCTGGGCGGCCGGGTCATCACTCCGGAGGACGACGAATGGCCGGGGTGGCGGATGCTCGGCCTCGATCAGCTCGACACCGACCGCGACCGTGACGGCGCCGTTCCGCTCGTCCTGTGGGCGCGCGGCCCGCTGTCGCTACAGGCAGCATCCGAACGCGCTGTGGCCGTGGTCGGTTCGCGCTGCAGCAGCGGCTACGGCGTCCAGGTGGCCGGCGAGATCGCCTGCGATCTGGCCGGACGGGGTTGGACCATCGTCTCCGGAGCAGCCTTTGGCATCGACGCCGCCGCTCACCGCGCCGCACTGGCCGTCGGCGGCTCGACTGTCGCCGTCCTGGCCTGCGGTGTCGATCGCCCCTATCCGGCCCAACACGACCGGCTGCTCACCGCCATCGCCGACACCGGCCTCGTGGTGAGTGAGTATCCGCCGGGCGTCACCGCGCAGAAACACCGTTTCCTCGCCCGCAACCGACTGATCGCCACACTCGGCGACGGTGTGCTGGTCGTCGAGGCGGGCATGCGCAGCGGTGCGCGCAACACGGTGAAATGGGCACGTCGACTGGGTAGGCCCGCGATGGCGGTGCCCGGACCGGTCGGATCGGTCTCCTCGGCGGGTTGTCACCGCATGATCAGGGAGGGCGAAGCCCACCTGGTGACCAGGGCCGAAGACGTCATCGACGAAGCAGGCCCGCTCCGCCTCCCGGTCGCCGAGTCCGCTGACGCCGACCCCGCTGCCCACCTGCACGGCGCTGAAGCCGAGGTCTATGCGGCCCTGCCCGCCATCGGCTCGCGTCTTCCCCGCGAACTGGCCCAACAATCCGGCCTCGACGTCGCCACCGTTCGCGCGGTCCTGCCCGCCCTCGAACTCGCCGCTCTGGTGGGATGCGACTCCGACGGCTGGTTCCGTACCCGAGGCCGCCGCCCCGGATGA
- a CDS encoding DUF1990 family protein has protein sequence MSERSAPFTYPEVGATRTTMPTRYHRFRHRRRIGHGRDLFDRAAAHILEFGMQKGVDIFDRADTETAEPGTELTVRLGFGPLAITAPCRVVYVLTDPNRGGFAYGTLPGHPEIGEELFAVEYDPADDTVYGLVTAFSRPATWYVRLGGPAVRMIQRWFAIRYLRTLPTEP, from the coding sequence GTGTCAGAGCGATCCGCGCCGTTCACCTACCCCGAAGTGGGGGCCACCCGCACGACCATGCCCACCAGGTACCACCGGTTCCGGCATCGCCGCCGGATCGGCCACGGCCGGGACCTGTTCGACCGCGCAGCCGCCCACATCCTCGAATTCGGCATGCAGAAGGGTGTCGACATCTTCGATCGCGCCGACACCGAAACCGCCGAGCCCGGCACGGAATTGACGGTCCGACTCGGCTTTGGCCCACTCGCCATCACCGCCCCGTGCCGAGTGGTCTACGTCCTCACCGACCCGAACCGCGGCGGCTTCGCCTACGGCACCCTCCCCGGCCACCCCGAGATCGGCGAAGAACTGTTCGCCGTCGAGTACGACCCCGCCGACGACACGGTCTACGGCCTCGTCACCGCCTTCTCCCGACCCGCCACCTGGTACGTACGCCTTGGCGGCCCCGCGGTGCGCATGATCCAGCGCTGGTTCGCGATCCGCTACCTACGCACCCTCCCCACCGAGCCCTGA
- a CDS encoding tyrosine recombinase XerC → MEVLPEDLTALLTEFGRHLRLGRNRSAHTVRAYLGDVRSLLEHLYARSPDSAVRELDLPLLRAWLAESAAADVARATLSRRASAARTFTAWLTETGRLEIDPGLRLQAPRAHRTLPPVLAREQAEQAMEAAESGAAQQDPMALRDRLIVELLYATGIRVSELCGLDIDDIDRERKLVRVLGKGNKERSVPFGGPADTAVDAWLRAGRPALAAAHSGRALLLGLRGRRLDQRQARTVVHEVVAAIPGAPDMGPHGLRHTAATHLLEGGADLRVVQELLGHASMATTQLYTHVSVERLKRVHDQAHPRA, encoded by the coding sequence ATGGAAGTGCTGCCCGAGGATTTGACCGCGTTGCTCACCGAGTTCGGACGGCACCTGCGGTTGGGGCGCAATCGGTCGGCGCACACCGTGCGGGCCTATCTGGGGGATGTGCGGTCGTTGCTCGAGCATCTGTACGCCCGGTCACCGGATTCGGCCGTGCGGGAGCTGGATCTGCCGTTGTTGCGAGCGTGGTTGGCCGAGTCGGCGGCAGCGGACGTGGCGCGGGCGACGTTGTCCCGGCGTGCTTCTGCCGCGCGGACGTTCACCGCCTGGCTCACCGAGACCGGGCGACTCGAGATCGATCCCGGACTGCGGCTGCAGGCGCCGAGGGCGCACCGAACGCTGCCACCGGTCCTCGCCCGCGAACAGGCGGAGCAGGCCATGGAAGCGGCGGAATCCGGTGCGGCCCAGCAGGACCCGATGGCACTGCGGGACCGGCTGATCGTCGAGCTGCTCTATGCCACCGGTATCCGGGTCAGCGAGCTGTGCGGGCTCGACATCGATGACATCGATCGGGAGCGCAAGCTCGTGCGGGTGCTCGGCAAGGGCAACAAGGAACGCTCGGTGCCGTTCGGCGGCCCCGCCGACACCGCTGTGGACGCCTGGCTCCGCGCCGGGCGCCCGGCCCTGGCCGCCGCCCACTCCGGCCGCGCGCTGCTGCTCGGTCTTCGCGGTCGCCGCCTCGACCAGCGCCAAGCCCGCACCGTGGTCCACGAGGTCGTCGCCGCGATCCCCGGCGCCCCCGACATGGGACCGCACGGACTACGCCACACCGCGGCCACCCACCTCCTCGAAGGCGGCGCCGACCTCCGCGTGGTCCAAGAACTCCTCGGTCACGCCAGCATGGCGACCACCCAGCTCTACACCCACGTCTCCGTCGAACGCCTCAAACGGGTCCACGACCAAGCCCACCCCCGCGCCTAG
- a CDS encoding GatB/YqeY domain-containing protein produces MLDAAPDRRLGSPTMTTGTSDQLGVPLRERLRAALKPAMKARDLSAVSALRSALSAIDNAEAIDAGDGKAGALENSALGLGAAEAARRDLSETEIVQIVRHEIDERRTAAKEYDRLGAAERRDQLTSEADVLTALL; encoded by the coding sequence GTGCTCGACGCTGCTCCGGACCGGCGGTTAGGCTCGCCGACCATGACCACCGGAACATCGGACCAGCTCGGGGTGCCCCTGCGCGAGCGATTGCGCGCCGCGCTGAAGCCTGCGATGAAGGCGCGTGACCTCAGCGCGGTCTCGGCACTGCGATCTGCCCTGAGCGCCATCGACAATGCCGAGGCCATCGATGCCGGTGACGGGAAGGCCGGTGCGCTGGAAAACAGCGCGCTCGGCCTCGGCGCCGCCGAGGCCGCTCGCCGCGACCTCAGCGAAACCGAGATCGTGCAGATAGTGCGCCACGAGATCGACGAAAGACGCACTGCCGCAAAAGAATACGACCGCCTCGGTGCAGCGGAACGTCGCGATCAACTGACCTCGGAAGCCGACGTGCTCACCGCACTGCTCTGA
- a CDS encoding DUF202 domain-containing protein — MTAPTLAMERTALAWRRTGLSAAACAMLFVHAAATQGSTAILPLAAAAVSLLLTCLGWARGRALDHGRIPPGHRPVATTTVAITLVALIALGSVLLDG, encoded by the coding sequence ATGACGGCACCGACCTTGGCCATGGAACGGACCGCGCTGGCGTGGCGGCGCACGGGCCTCAGCGCGGCGGCCTGCGCCATGCTCTTCGTCCACGCCGCCGCGACCCAGGGGTCGACAGCCATCCTTCCGCTCGCCGCGGCGGCCGTGTCCCTGCTGCTGACCTGTCTCGGGTGGGCCCGCGGCCGTGCGCTCGACCACGGTCGAATACCGCCCGGCCATCGCCCGGTGGCCACCACCACCGTCGCCATCACGCTGGTCGCCCTCATCGCCCTCGGCAGCGTGCTGCTCGACGGATAG
- a CDS encoding YidH family protein has product MTLPEVGAESDDGEGDVDYRFTLANERTFLAWIRTALGLLAGGVAVHTLVQPLRLAGFAGVIAGSCLVMALAVAIGAYRHWRRVNIVMRAGGSLPGTILVPVLSVGVALVAVLACVAVLLS; this is encoded by the coding sequence ATGACATTGCCCGAGGTCGGGGCCGAGTCCGACGACGGGGAAGGCGACGTCGACTATCGGTTCACCCTTGCCAACGAGCGAACCTTCCTGGCCTGGATCCGGACCGCGCTGGGTCTGCTCGCCGGGGGTGTCGCCGTTCATACCCTGGTGCAGCCGCTCCGCCTGGCGGGGTTCGCCGGTGTCATCGCCGGGAGCTGCCTGGTCATGGCCTTGGCCGTCGCGATCGGAGCCTATCGGCACTGGCGGCGGGTGAACATCGTGATGCGGGCCGGGGGCTCGCTCCCCGGCACGATTCTGGTGCCGGTGTTGTCGGTCGGCGTCGCGCTGGTCGCGGTGCTCGCCTGTGTGGCGGTACTGCTGTCATGA